The Flavobacterium piscisymbiosum genome includes a region encoding these proteins:
- the lysA gene encoding diaminopimelate decarboxylase, giving the protein MQAKDLLQLADQFGSPLYVYDAEKIQSQYNRLTKAFSKVENLRVNYAMKALSNVAILQLLKNMGSGLDTVSIQEVLLGLHAGYDPDKIFFTPNGVSLEEIEEVAAMGVQINIDNLSILEQFGTKYPQIPVCIRINPHVMAGGNANISVGHIDSKFGISVHQIPHILRIVENTKMSIVGIHMHTGSDILDIEVFLYAAEILFDTAKHFKDLEFLDFGSGFKVPYKKDDIETDIEELGKKLSKRFNAFCTEYGRDLTLIFEPGKFLVSEAGFFLAKVNVVKQTTSTVFAGIDSGFNHLIRPMFYGSQHYIENISNPKGKERFYSVVGYICETDTFANNRRISEITEGDILAFRNAGAYCFSMASNYNSRYKPAEVLWKDGKGILIRQHETFEDLLKNQIPLPQEVAATV; this is encoded by the coding sequence ATGCAAGCAAAAGATTTACTGCAGTTAGCAGACCAATTTGGAAGTCCATTATATGTTTATGATGCCGAAAAAATCCAATCACAGTACAATAGGTTAACTAAAGCTTTCTCTAAGGTAGAAAACTTGAGAGTTAATTACGCCATGAAGGCATTGTCGAACGTTGCGATTCTTCAGTTATTAAAGAACATGGGGTCTGGCTTAGATACTGTATCTATTCAGGAAGTTTTATTAGGACTTCATGCTGGCTATGATCCTGACAAAATTTTCTTTACACCGAACGGAGTTTCTCTTGAAGAAATCGAAGAAGTTGCCGCAATGGGTGTACAAATCAATATTGACAACTTATCTATTCTGGAGCAATTCGGAACAAAATATCCACAAATTCCGGTATGTATTCGTATCAATCCACACGTAATGGCGGGAGGAAATGCAAATATTTCGGTAGGACATATCGATAGTAAATTCGGAATCTCTGTTCACCAAATTCCGCATATCTTACGAATTGTAGAGAATACAAAAATGAGCATTGTAGGTATTCACATGCACACAGGATCTGATATCCTTGATATCGAAGTATTCTTGTATGCTGCCGAAATCTTGTTTGATACTGCAAAACACTTCAAAGATCTTGAATTTTTAGATTTCGGAAGCGGATTTAAAGTTCCTTACAAAAAAGACGATATAGAAACTGATATAGAAGAATTAGGTAAAAAATTATCAAAAAGATTTAATGCTTTCTGTACAGAGTATGGCAGAGATTTAACTTTGATTTTCGAACCAGGGAAATTCCTTGTGAGCGAAGCAGGTTTCTTTTTAGCGAAAGTAAACGTAGTAAAACAAACAACTTCGACAGTTTTTGCCGGAATCGATAGTGGTTTCAACCATTTAATCCGTCCTATGTTTTACGGTTCACAACATTATATCGAAAACATCTCGAACCCTAAAGGAAAAGAGCGTTTTTACTCTGTTGTAGGATACATTTGCGAAACAGATACTTTTGCGAACAACCGCAGAATTTCAGAAATTACCGAAGGTGATATCTTAGCGTTCAGAAACGCCGGAGCATATTGTTTCTCTATGGCATCGAACTACAACTCAAGATACAAACCAGCCGAGGTTTTATGGAAAGACGGAAAAGGAATCTTAATTCGTCAACACGAAACATTCGAAGATTTGCTTAAAAATCAAATTCCGTTGCCACAAGAAGTTGCTGCAACAGTTTAA
- a CDS encoding glutamate synthase subunit beta, giving the protein MGKIGGFKEYNRADESNLAVAERVSNYNEFTIPLAKDKIKEQGSRCMDCGIPFCHSACPLGNLIPDFNDMVHQEEWQSALNILQSTNNFPEFTGRLCPAPCEKSCVLGIIKEPVAIENIEKNIIERGFAEGWIKPQAPKTRTGKTVAVIGSGPAGLAAAQQLNRAGHTVTVFERDNAIGGLLRYGIPNFKLEKGIIDRRVLILEAEGITFKTNVNVGVNFSVEELNAFDSIVLCGGATERRSLPTKGIESKGVVQAMDFLTQQTKVLYGESIPDQVKATGKDVIVIGGGDTGSDCVGTSNRHGAKSVTNFEILPKPPVGRSESTPWPFWPLQLKTSSSHEEGCDRNWLINTKEFLANEKGELVGLKTVEVQWKMTPGQRPELIEKEGSEKIWPCDLALLALGFTGPEKTLSEQLGLEVDMRSNYKAKNYQTNVPHIFTAGDMRRGQSLIVWAISEGREAAREVDLFLMGSTNLPTKGNGDLPSL; this is encoded by the coding sequence ATGGGTAAAATAGGCGGATTTAAAGAATATAACAGAGCCGACGAAAGTAATTTAGCAGTAGCAGAACGCGTTTCTAACTATAATGAATTTACAATTCCGTTAGCAAAAGATAAAATAAAAGAACAAGGTTCAAGATGTATGGATTGTGGTATTCCTTTTTGCCACAGTGCTTGTCCGTTAGGGAATTTAATTCCTGACTTCAACGACATGGTACATCAGGAAGAATGGCAGAGCGCATTAAATATTTTGCAGTCAACCAATAACTTTCCTGAATTTACAGGCCGCTTATGCCCTGCTCCATGTGAGAAATCATGTGTATTAGGAATCATCAAAGAACCTGTTGCGATCGAAAACATCGAGAAAAATATCATCGAAAGAGGTTTTGCAGAAGGATGGATCAAACCACAAGCACCAAAAACCAGAACAGGAAAAACGGTTGCCGTTATTGGTTCAGGTCCTGCAGGTTTAGCAGCAGCTCAACAATTAAACAGAGCCGGTCACACGGTAACTGTTTTTGAAAGAGACAACGCCATTGGAGGTTTATTACGTTACGGGATTCCAAACTTCAAATTGGAAAAAGGAATTATCGACAGACGTGTATTAATCCTTGAAGCTGAAGGAATCACCTTTAAAACTAATGTAAACGTTGGGGTAAACTTTAGCGTTGAAGAACTTAATGCTTTTGACTCTATCGTATTATGCGGTGGAGCAACCGAAAGAAGAAGTTTGCCAACTAAAGGAATCGAAAGCAAAGGTGTTGTTCAGGCAATGGATTTCCTTACTCAACAAACTAAAGTTTTATACGGAGAGTCAATTCCGGATCAGGTTAAAGCGACTGGAAAAGATGTAATCGTAATTGGTGGTGGAGATACAGGTTCTGACTGCGTTGGAACATCAAACCGTCACGGTGCAAAATCAGTAACTAACTTTGAGATTTTACCAAAACCTCCGGTTGGAAGAAGCGAATCTACGCCTTGGCCTTTCTGGCCTTTGCAGTTGAAAACTTCGTCTTCTCACGAAGAAGGTTGCGACAGAAACTGGTTAATTAATACTAAGGAATTTTTAGCTAACGAAAAAGGTGAATTAGTTGGATTAAAAACAGTTGAAGTACAATGGAAAATGACTCCGGGTCAGCGTCCTGAATTGATCGAAAAAGAAGGCTCTGAGAAAATCTGGCCTTGCGATTTGGCTTTATTGGCTCTTGGATTTACAGGTCCTGAAAAAACTTTAAGCGAGCAATTGGGTCTTGAAGTTGACATGAGAAGCAACTATAAAGCAAAAAATTATCAAACGAATGTTCCTCATATTTTCACCGCTGGTGATATGCGTCGTGGACAATCATTAATTGTATGGGCTATTTCAGAAGGTCGCGAAGCAGCAAGAGAAGTAGATTTGTTCTTAATGGGCTCTACTAACTTGCCAACCAAAGGAAACGGAGACTTACCGAGTTTATAA
- the gltB gene encoding glutamate synthase large subunit, translated as MKVKEQGLYLPEFEHDNCGAGFICNLNGIKSNDIIHKALDILIKLEHRGAVSSDGRTGDGAGILFDIPHAFFKKVCDFEIPETREYAVGMVFLPKSKNQVSFCINAFESTIKDQNLKILGWRDVPVEVENLGQIAAEKEPTVKQVFVSKNGQDLTENEFNAKLFAARKIAEHAVRGSKTSESHMFYFSSLSTTTIIYKGLLMPEDISRYYVDLKDPDLVTRLALVHQRFSTNTFPSWELAQPFRYMCHNGEINTLRGNVSRMRAREELMESKVFGNDIKKLFPIILEGKSDSASMDMVVELLLMTGRSLPEAMMMVVPEAWEKHQTMSPEKRAFYEFNSCIMEPWDGPASIPFTDGNVIGALLDRNGLRPSRYTLTKSGFVIMSSEIGVLDVEPEDVVQHGRLEPGKMFLVDMNEGRIIEDDEIKKAIVTKRPYQEWIDANLLQLSQIPYTNNPTPVEKLDFLTRQKLFGYTIEDLKTIINPMGAQGAEAISSMGNDTPLAVLSDQPQLLYNYFKQLFAQVTNPPLDGIREEIITDISLAIGGDFNIFEIESKQCKKLKIQNPVISNEDLDKIRNIDHADFKSATISTLYKIEKGVNGLERALEKCVQATFKAVSEGCNIIILSDRGVSEELAPIPMLLACSYIHHSLNILQVRSKFGIIIESAEPREPHHFALLFGYGASAINPYMVNEIIHDQVNQGFITGVKADYAIVNYNKAIAKGILKIMNKIGISTLHSYRAAQIFEILGLNKTFTNKYFPFTPSRIEGIGLMEVEKEVKKRFQKAFPNSKIANLLSLEIGGIYRWRRGGEKHMFNPTTISKLQQAVRLNSPESYKEYSNMVNEQSSNLMTIRGLFEFNNLDPISIDEVEPWTEIVKKFKTGAMSYGSISREAHENLAIAMNRIGGKSNSGEGGEDPKRFQKEINGDSRNSAIKQVASGRFGVSINYLTNAKEIQIKMAQGAKPGEGGQLPGEKVVPWIAETRNSTPYVGLISPPPHHDIYSIEDLSQLIFDLKNANREARVNVKLVSEVGVGTIAAGVAKAKADVILISGYDGGTGAAPLTSLQHTGIPWELGLAEAQQTLILNDLRSRVVLECDGQLKTGRDVAIAALLGAEEFGFATAPLVASGCIMMRACHLNTCPVGIATQDPELRKNFKGTPEHVINFMYFIAEELREIMAQLGFRTLKEMVGQSQKLNVNKAIKHYKANGLDLSSILYKPEKAKTEPNHNTTTQDHQLENVLDFDIIKEAIPSIYRKEKTRVTFKIKNTDRSVGAILSNEISKIYGAQGLPEDTILVDFEGSAGQSFGAFATNGLSFKIHGNCNDYLGKGLSGGKLIVKVPPTATFKPEDNIIIGNVALYGAITGEAYINGMAGERFCVRNSGATAVVEGIGDHGCEYMTGGTVVVLGKTGRNFAAGMSGGVAYVYDPKQQFDATVCNMEMVAFDPIEEEDVTKLRKLIKNHSLYTNSPLAKRILADWENEQNHFVKVMPTDYKKALQRIAEEKKIEELIA; from the coding sequence ATGAAAGTTAAAGAACAAGGGCTTTATTTGCCTGAATTTGAACACGACAATTGTGGTGCAGGATTTATTTGTAATTTGAATGGTATTAAATCTAACGATATTATTCACAAAGCATTGGATATCTTAATAAAATTGGAACATCGTGGTGCCGTTAGTTCTGATGGAAGAACTGGAGACGGGGCTGGAATTTTATTCGATATCCCACACGCTTTCTTTAAAAAAGTATGTGACTTTGAAATCCCTGAAACACGTGAGTATGCAGTAGGAATGGTTTTTTTACCAAAAAGCAAAAACCAGGTTTCTTTTTGTATCAACGCTTTCGAATCGACTATTAAGGATCAGAACTTAAAGATCCTGGGTTGGAGAGATGTACCTGTTGAAGTAGAAAATTTAGGGCAGATTGCCGCAGAAAAAGAACCAACAGTTAAACAGGTTTTTGTTAGCAAGAACGGTCAGGATTTAACTGAAAACGAATTTAATGCAAAACTTTTTGCAGCTAGAAAAATTGCTGAACATGCCGTAAGAGGATCTAAAACCTCTGAAAGCCATATGTTTTATTTCTCTAGTTTATCGACAACTACCATAATATATAAAGGTCTATTGATGCCGGAAGACATCAGCCGTTATTATGTTGACTTAAAAGATCCAGATTTAGTGACTCGTTTGGCGTTAGTGCACCAACGTTTCTCTACTAATACTTTCCCTTCATGGGAGTTAGCGCAGCCGTTTAGATACATGTGTCATAATGGTGAGATTAATACATTACGTGGAAACGTAAGCCGTATGCGTGCTCGTGAAGAATTGATGGAAAGCAAAGTTTTTGGAAATGATATCAAAAAATTATTCCCAATTATCTTAGAAGGAAAATCAGATTCTGCTTCTATGGATATGGTGGTAGAACTTTTATTAATGACAGGTCGTTCATTGCCGGAAGCGATGATGATGGTGGTTCCTGAAGCTTGGGAAAAACACCAAACGATGTCTCCTGAAAAAAGAGCATTCTACGAATTCAACTCTTGCATTATGGAGCCTTGGGATGGCCCTGCTTCTATCCCGTTTACAGATGGTAACGTAATTGGTGCCTTATTAGACCGTAACGGTTTGCGTCCTTCTCGTTATACATTAACCAAAAGCGGTTTCGTAATCATGTCATCAGAAATTGGTGTATTGGATGTTGAGCCGGAAGATGTAGTACAACACGGTCGTTTAGAGCCAGGAAAAATGTTCTTGGTTGATATGAACGAAGGTCGTATTATTGAAGATGATGAAATTAAAAAAGCAATTGTAACCAAACGTCCTTACCAGGAATGGATCGATGCTAACTTGTTACAATTATCTCAAATACCTTATACTAATAATCCAACTCCTGTTGAGAAACTTGATTTTCTAACAAGACAAAAATTATTTGGTTATACTATCGAAGATTTAAAAACAATCATTAACCCAATGGGAGCTCAGGGCGCTGAAGCCATCAGTTCTATGGGTAACGATACACCATTGGCTGTATTATCAGATCAGCCACAATTATTGTACAACTATTTCAAACAATTATTTGCTCAGGTTACCAACCCGCCTTTGGATGGTATTCGTGAAGAAATCATTACTGATATTAGTTTAGCAATTGGTGGAGATTTTAATATTTTTGAAATTGAATCTAAACAATGTAAAAAACTAAAAATCCAGAATCCGGTTATTTCTAATGAGGATTTGGATAAAATAAGAAACATTGATCACGCAGATTTCAAATCGGCTACTATTTCTACTTTATACAAAATAGAAAAAGGAGTTAACGGTTTAGAAAGAGCATTAGAAAAATGTGTTCAGGCAACTTTTAAGGCTGTTTCTGAAGGATGCAACATCATCATTTTGTCAGACAGAGGAGTTAGCGAAGAATTGGCTCCAATACCAATGTTATTGGCTTGTTCTTACATTCACCACTCTTTGAACATTTTACAGGTTCGTTCTAAATTCGGAATCATCATCGAATCTGCCGAACCACGTGAGCCGCATCATTTTGCTTTATTGTTTGGATATGGTGCAAGTGCCATCAATCCTTACATGGTAAACGAGATCATTCACGATCAGGTAAACCAAGGATTCATTACAGGAGTAAAAGCTGATTATGCGATTGTAAATTACAACAAAGCGATCGCAAAAGGTATCCTTAAAATCATGAACAAAATTGGTATCTCGACTTTACATTCGTACAGAGCTGCTCAGATTTTCGAGATTTTAGGTTTAAACAAAACTTTTACTAATAAATATTTCCCATTCACTCCTTCAAGAATCGAAGGAATTGGTTTGATGGAAGTAGAAAAAGAAGTGAAGAAACGTTTCCAAAAAGCATTTCCAAACTCTAAAATTGCCAACTTGCTTTCTTTAGAAATTGGAGGTATTTACAGATGGAGACGTGGTGGAGAAAAACACATGTTTAATCCAACAACGATTTCAAAATTACAACAGGCCGTTCGTTTAAACAGTCCTGAAAGTTATAAAGAATATTCTAATATGGTCAATGAGCAAAGCTCAAACTTAATGACTATTAGAGGTTTATTCGAATTCAATAATTTAGACCCTATTTCTATTGATGAAGTAGAACCTTGGACAGAAATTGTAAAAAAATTCAAAACGGGTGCGATGTCTTACGGATCTATCAGTAGAGAAGCACATGAGAATTTAGCGATTGCAATGAACAGAATTGGCGGAAAAAGTAACTCTGGAGAAGGTGGAGAAGATCCTAAACGTTTCCAGAAAGAAATTAACGGAGATTCAAGAAACAGTGCTATCAAACAAGTGGCTTCTGGACGTTTTGGTGTTTCGATTAACTATTTGACAAACGCTAAAGAAATCCAGATTAAAATGGCTCAGGGCGCAAAACCTGGTGAAGGTGGTCAGCTTCCTGGAGAAAAAGTAGTGCCGTGGATTGCTGAAACAAGAAACTCTACTCCTTATGTAGGTTTGATTTCGCCTCCGCCACACCACGATATTTATTCTATTGAGGATTTATCTCAGTTGATTTTCGACTTGAAAAATGCCAATCGTGAAGCACGTGTCAACGTAAAATTAGTTTCTGAAGTTGGAGTTGGAACTATCGCTGCCGGTGTTGCCAAAGCAAAAGCTGACGTTATCCTGATTTCAGGTTATGACGGAGGAACTGGTGCTGCACCATTGACATCTTTACAACACACTGGAATTCCGTGGGAACTTGGTTTAGCAGAAGCACAACAAACTTTGATCTTGAACGATTTAAGAAGCCGTGTGGTTCTTGAATGTGATGGACAATTGAAAACGGGTCGTGACGTAGCTATCGCTGCATTGTTAGGAGCCGAAGAATTTGGTTTTGCTACTGCACCGCTTGTTGCTTCTGGTTGTATCATGATGAGAGCTTGTCACTTGAATACTTGCCCGGTTGGTATTGCTACTCAGGATCCTGAATTGAGAAAAAATTTCAAAGGAACTCCGGAGCACGTTATTAACTTCATGTATTTTATTGCAGAGGAATTAAGAGAAATCATGGCGCAGTTAGGTTTCAGAACCTTAAAAGAAATGGTGGGGCAGTCACAAAAATTAAATGTGAACAAAGCGATCAAACATTACAAAGCAAATGGATTAGATTTATCATCAATTTTATACAAACCGGAAAAAGCTAAAACAGAGCCAAATCATAATACAACTACACAAGATCACCAGCTTGAAAATGTATTGGATTTTGATATCATTAAAGAAGCTATTCCTTCTATTTATAGAAAAGAAAAAACAAGAGTTACATTTAAAATTAAAAATACAGACCGTTCTGTAGGTGCTATTTTGAGTAATGAAATCTCAAAAATATATGGCGCACAAGGTTTACCTGAAGACACTATTTTAGTTGATTTTGAAGGTTCTGCCGGACAAAGTTTTGGTGCTTTTGCAACAAACGGATTGTCGTTTAAAATTCACGGAAACTGTAATGATTACTTAGGAAAAGGTCTTTCTGGAGGAAAACTAATTGTAAAAGTACCTCCTACTGCAACTTTCAAACCTGAAGACAACATCATTATTGGAAACGTTGCCCTTTACGGAGCTATTACCGGAGAGGCTTATATTAATGGAATGGCCGGTGAGCGTTTTTGTGTGAGAAACTCTGGAGCAACTGCTGTTGTTGAAGGAATTGGAGATCACGGATGCGAATACATGACAGGTGGTACAGTGGTTGTTTTAGGAAAAACAGGAAGAAACTTCGCAGCGGGTATGAGCGGTGGTGTTGCTTATGTTTACGATCCTAAACAACAATTTGATGCAACAGTATGCAACATGGAAATGGTTGCTTTTGATCCTATCGAAGAAGAAGATGTGACTAAATTGAGAAAACTAATCAAAAATCACTCTTTGTACACCAACAGTCCATTAGCAAAAAGAATTTTAGCAGACTGGGAAAATGAACAAAACCATTTCGTAAAAGTAATGCCAACTGATTACAAAAAAGCATTGCAACGAATTGCAGAAGAGAAAAAAATAGAAGAATTAATTGCTTAA
- the sucC gene encoding ADP-forming succinate--CoA ligase subunit beta, with protein sequence MNIHEYQGKEILASYGVRIQRGIVANNAVEAVAAAKQLTAETGTGWHVIKAQIHAGGRGKGGGVKLAKNLQQVEEIAGQIIGMQLITPQTSAEGKKVNKILVAEDVYYPGESETSEFYVSVLLNRATGRNMIMYSTEGGMDIEEVAEHTPHLIFTEEVDPSVGLQGFQARRIAFNLGLSGNAFKEMVKFIDSLYNAYIGSDASMFEINPVLKTSDNKIMAVDAKVNIDDNALYRQPKYAEMRDIREENPIEVEAKEVGLNYVDLDGTVGCMVNGAGLAMATMDLIKYAGFEPANFLDVGGTADAKRVETAFRIILKDPNVKAILINIFGGIVRCDRVAQGVVDAYKNMGDAINVPIIVRLQGTNAEIAKELIDNSGMPILSATQFQEAADQVKAALS encoded by the coding sequence ATGAACATACACGAATATCAAGGAAAAGAAATTTTAGCAAGTTACGGAGTACGCATTCAACGCGGAATTGTGGCTAACAATGCAGTCGAAGCTGTGGCTGCTGCAAAACAATTAACTGCCGAGACTGGTACAGGATGGCACGTAATAAAAGCACAAATTCACGCAGGTGGTCGTGGAAAAGGTGGTGGAGTTAAGTTAGCAAAAAACTTGCAACAAGTTGAAGAAATTGCTGGACAAATCATCGGAATGCAATTGATTACACCTCAAACTTCTGCAGAAGGTAAAAAAGTAAACAAAATATTAGTTGCAGAAGATGTTTACTATCCTGGTGAAAGTGAAACTTCTGAATTTTATGTTTCTGTTTTATTAAATAGAGCTACTGGTCGTAACATGATTATGTATTCTACTGAAGGTGGAATGGATATTGAAGAAGTTGCTGAGCACACTCCTCATTTAATTTTTACTGAAGAAGTTGATCCTTCTGTTGGATTACAAGGTTTTCAGGCAAGAAGAATTGCTTTTAACTTAGGTCTTTCTGGAAATGCTTTCAAAGAAATGGTGAAATTCATCGATTCATTATACAATGCTTACATTGGTTCTGATGCTTCTATGTTTGAAATCAACCCGGTTTTGAAAACTTCAGATAATAAAATTATGGCTGTTGATGCTAAAGTAAATATCGATGATAATGCTTTATACAGACAACCAAAATATGCTGAGATGAGAGATATCCGTGAGGAGAATCCAATCGAAGTTGAAGCTAAAGAAGTAGGTTTGAACTATGTAGATCTTGACGGTACTGTAGGATGTATGGTAAACGGAGCAGGTCTTGCAATGGCAACTATGGATTTAATTAAATACGCTGGTTTTGAGCCTGCTAACTTCTTAGACGTTGGTGGAACTGCTGATGCAAAACGTGTTGAAACTGCTTTTAGAATTATCTTAAAAGATCCTAACGTAAAAGCTATTTTAATCAATATTTTTGGTGGAATCGTTCGTTGTGACCGTGTGGCGCAAGGAGTTGTTGATGCTTACAAAAATATGGGTGATGCTATCAATGTGCCAATTATAGTTCGTTTGCAAGGAACAAATGCTGAAATTGCAAAAGAATTAATTGACAATTCAGGTATGCCAATCTTATCAGCTACTCAATTTCAAGAAGCTGCTGATCAAGTTAAAGCTGCACTTTCTTAA
- a CDS encoding DUF5694 domain-containing protein, with protein MKKIALLLVFTMVLTTVSAQTKKKQILLFGSFHFENPGLDVAKVNTFNVMSDKSQKELENMTNKIKKFGPDKIFIEWNYQKQAKLDQFYAKNTDSLLKNDSDEIVQIALRSAKKLGHKKLYGIDYKGADFPYDSLVKGMKEAGQLDLIKRNDETMKHYETDFNTKITKYSLTELLLDINTKASNGDNLQWYLETAIKGGKTDNFVGAFLVSEWYRRNLYMYALIQKLTESKDDKIMVLLGAGHTAMIREFVKHNPEFEIVELATVLK; from the coding sequence ATGAAAAAAATCGCTTTATTACTCGTTTTTACAATGGTATTAACGACTGTTTCTGCTCAAACAAAAAAGAAACAAATATTATTATTTGGAAGTTTCCATTTTGAAAATCCGGGACTTGACGTTGCCAAAGTAAATACCTTTAATGTAATGTCAGACAAAAGCCAGAAAGAACTTGAAAACATGACAAATAAAATTAAAAAGTTTGGTCCCGATAAAATCTTCATTGAATGGAATTATCAAAAACAAGCCAAATTAGATCAATTTTATGCCAAGAACACTGATAGTTTACTTAAGAATGATTCAGATGAAATAGTACAAATAGCTTTAAGATCAGCTAAAAAATTAGGTCACAAAAAGCTATACGGAATTGATTACAAAGGCGCTGATTTCCCGTATGACAGTTTGGTAAAAGGAATGAAAGAAGCTGGTCAGCTTGATTTAATCAAAAGAAATGACGAGACTATGAAGCATTATGAAACAGATTTCAATACAAAAATTACAAAGTATTCTTTAACAGAACTTCTTTTAGATATTAATACAAAAGCATCAAATGGCGACAATCTCCAGTGGTATCTTGAAACTGCCATCAAAGGTGGAAAAACTGATAATTTTGTGGGTGCTTTTTTAGTTTCAGAATGGTACAGAAGAAATCTTTATATGTATGCTTTAATTCAAAAACTAACCGAAAGCAAAGATGATAAAATAATGGTTTTACTAGGCGCCGGCCATACGGCAATGATTCGAGAATTTGTCAAGCATAATCCTGAATTTGAAATTGTTGAATTGGCTACGGTTTTAAAATAG
- a CDS encoding sensor histidine kinase translates to MKLKIPFYYHILLFLGLFLTFYLWDIGVSNRKLESVFSIMYFFFNSGFLLSIFIVYLLNFYTFCDWFLNKKRMLWYFLSVPVSLLIFAGVRYFLQEVVVFEITGIHNYGEETRKIGYYIRDNFFFGLPSVILSALNYLFWQFQDANKQNQELLLENKKAQLQMLKSQVSPHFLFNTLNSFYSQLILKDDKMASDILVLSDLLRYVITETEKDEVLLSNEIQFVQNYIHLQQKRFEDQLCLDFEIEGNYATEKILSSALIHFIENVFKHAKLNNPDEKAIISIQIKGDFLELSTFNYNVGGENYSSTGIGFENLTKRLEYTYKDQFILEKIAENNTFKTYLKIPLKK, encoded by the coding sequence ATGAAGCTCAAAATCCCTTTTTATTATCATATTCTCCTTTTCTTAGGATTGTTTCTAACCTTTTATCTTTGGGATATTGGCGTGAGTAATCGAAAATTGGAGTCTGTTTTCAGTATCATGTATTTCTTTTTTAATTCAGGTTTTTTACTCTCTATTTTCATCGTTTATCTTCTGAATTTTTATACATTTTGTGACTGGTTTTTAAATAAAAAAAGGATGTTATGGTACTTTTTAAGCGTTCCTGTTTCATTGTTAATTTTTGCAGGAGTCCGTTATTTTTTGCAGGAAGTAGTTGTGTTTGAAATTACGGGAATTCACAATTACGGAGAGGAAACACGTAAAATTGGATATTATATTCGGGATAATTTTTTCTTCGGATTACCATCTGTAATTTTAAGCGCTCTTAATTATTTGTTTTGGCAATTTCAGGATGCCAATAAGCAAAACCAGGAATTGTTATTAGAAAATAAAAAGGCTCAGCTTCAAATGCTTAAATCGCAGGTAAGTCCGCATTTTTTGTTTAATACGCTTAATTCGTTTTATAGTCAGTTGATTTTGAAAGACGATAAAATGGCTTCGGATATTTTAGTGTTATCAGATTTGTTGCGCTACGTGATTACAGAAACAGAGAAAGATGAAGTGTTACTTTCTAATGAAATTCAGTTTGTGCAAAACTACATTCATTTGCAGCAAAAACGATTTGAAGATCAGCTTTGTCTGGACTTTGAAATTGAAGGAAATTATGCAACCGAAAAAATTCTGTCATCGGCTTTAATTCATTTTATCGAAAATGTTTTTAAACATGCAAAACTCAATAATCCGGATGAAAAAGCGATTATTTCGATCCAAATAAAAGGAGACTTTTTAGAGCTATCAACCTTTAATTATAACGTAGGAGGAGAGAATTATTCCTCGACCGGAATTGGTTTCGAAAATCTGACCAAACGTTTAGAGTACACATATAAAGATCAATTTATACTGGAGAAAATAGCAGAAAATAATACCTTTAAAACCTATTTAAAAATACCACTAAAAAAATAA